One window of Chryseobacterium sp. JJR-5R genomic DNA carries:
- the fabD gene encoding ACP S-malonyltransferase: MKALVFPGQGSQFVGMGKELYDSRKDIKDLMESANEILGFDILSMMFSGTDEDLKKTEVTQPSIFIHSVAALKAVNGLGAEMVAGHSLGEFSALVANGVLSFTDGLKLVSERAKAMQAACDANPSSMAAILGLDDAKVEEICASVNGIVVPANYNCPGQLVISGETAAVEEACAKMKEAGAKRALLLPVNGAFHSPLMQPAQERLAAAIEQTKFRKATIPVYQNITTTSVSDPDEIKKNLIAQLTGPVKWTQSVQNMIKDGASNFVEVGPGKTLQGLIRKIDPSVAIASAI; this comes from the coding sequence ATGAAAGCACTTGTATTTCCCGGCCAGGGGTCTCAGTTCGTAGGAATGGGAAAAGAACTGTATGATTCCAGAAAAGATATTAAAGATCTGATGGAATCTGCCAATGAAATTTTAGGGTTTGATATCCTTTCAATGATGTTCAGCGGAACGGATGAGGATCTTAAGAAAACTGAAGTTACCCAGCCTTCTATTTTTATCCACTCGGTAGCTGCGCTTAAAGCGGTAAACGGCCTAGGAGCTGAAATGGTAGCAGGGCATTCACTGGGGGAATTCTCAGCACTGGTTGCTAACGGCGTTTTATCTTTTACCGATGGCCTGAAACTGGTTTCAGAGAGAGCAAAAGCCATGCAGGCAGCCTGTGATGCAAATCCTAGCTCAATGGCCGCTATTTTGGGATTGGATGATGCTAAAGTAGAGGAAATCTGCGCATCCGTTAACGGAATCGTAGTTCCTGCTAATTATAATTGCCCCGGGCAGCTTGTGATTTCCGGAGAAACGGCAGCTGTTGAAGAGGCTTGTGCCAAAATGAAGGAAGCAGGTGCCAAAAGGGCTCTGTTACTGCCGGTAAACGGCGCGTTTCATTCTCCGCTGATGCAGCCTGCACAGGAAAGGCTGGCCGCAGCCATCGAGCAGACAAAATTCAGGAAAGCAACTATTCCGGTATACCAGAACATAACCACCACTTCAGTTTCTGATCCTGATGAAATCAAGAAAAACCTGATTGCCCAGTTGACAGGACCTGTAAAGTGGACGCAGTCGGTTCAGAACATGATTAAAGACGGAGCCTCTAATTTCGTAGAAGTAGGGCCCGGGAAAACATTACAGGGGCTGATCAGAAAAATAGATCCCTCTGTAGCTATTGCTTCTGCAATCTAA
- a CDS encoding putative porin: MKYILSIILFLSLTAQAQVVNKTDANQLPKDDTLVIDSGKKDSLKIFKPTINDYLYQTQFSEKKVFDTVMTFNKTYIFSQYNNRDNFGRVQVANIGAGFNPLSYEVNPEQNLSLLPAHKSYGILGVNDIRYYDVKTPTATFVYHNAMKNGAALHSTYTQNIGKRFNFALEYTGLRSQGMYRNSLAANNNTLFSGHYVSKSGNYELFAHYLHQNVNNQESGGIAVDSLFQNGNSDSRNRQNMQVNLASSSSQFSYRRYYLTHQFAPFNSDKIPFKIRHTLSHQGNKYYYTQGSAEGYWFDTVVDLVNGASLTSKKYSDNFSNTVSLVWDNEKFKLDAGARYQMIEFGTLEIISPDFSLSGEIKEARIGAVGNLQIRLFDKVQVNSFLEFSNGSRFGTYLRTANNLKFEPVKDYFVNAKVNFQSAYPSFNYLVNTSVYRNFNYYLPDAKNQSVMEIGGNINLKWFKTELFASYFRIENYTYFDAAAMPRQSESPVNISQIGGDATFSYGKFHLNTRLQFQNVLTNKDLLPLPGFIGRANFFFQSKAFKNAAEIQAGLKVYYFSKFASREYFPVLNEYILPDANSFSIGGQPIADIYFNMKVKKMFFFIEGQQISTVISHNKAYAFPSYPVYDFRLNLGIVWYLFN; the protein is encoded by the coding sequence ATGAAATACATCCTTTCCATCATACTTTTCCTCAGCCTCACTGCGCAAGCCCAGGTCGTCAATAAAACAGACGCCAATCAGCTTCCGAAAGACGATACCCTGGTTATTGATTCCGGGAAGAAAGATTCCCTGAAAATATTCAAGCCGACCATCAATGATTATCTGTACCAGACCCAGTTTTCGGAGAAGAAAGTCTTTGATACGGTAATGACCTTTAACAAGACCTATATTTTCTCGCAGTATAACAACAGGGATAATTTCGGACGGGTACAGGTGGCCAACATCGGGGCAGGGTTTAACCCTCTGTCTTATGAAGTCAATCCGGAACAGAACCTGTCACTGCTGCCTGCTCATAAATCTTATGGGATTTTAGGAGTCAATGACATCCGTTATTATGATGTAAAAACGCCGACTGCCACTTTCGTCTATCATAATGCCATGAAAAACGGTGCTGCTTTACATTCTACCTATACGCAGAATATCGGGAAACGGTTCAACTTTGCACTGGAGTATACCGGGCTGCGTTCGCAGGGAATGTACAGGAACTCTTTAGCAGCCAATAACAATACTCTGTTTTCCGGTCATTACGTGTCAAAAAGCGGAAACTATGAATTGTTTGCCCATTATCTGCACCAGAATGTAAACAACCAGGAAAGCGGGGGAATTGCAGTGGACAGTCTTTTCCAGAATGGCAACAGCGATTCCAGGAACCGGCAGAATATGCAGGTGAACCTGGCTTCGTCAAGCTCACAGTTTTCTTACAGGAGATATTACCTGACGCATCAGTTTGCGCCTTTCAATTCAGATAAGATTCCCTTTAAAATAAGACATACCCTATCGCATCAGGGAAATAAATACTACTATACCCAGGGTTCAGCGGAAGGCTATTGGTTTGATACAGTAGTAGACTTGGTAAACGGAGCGTCGCTTACTTCAAAAAAATATTCCGATAATTTCAGCAATACCGTAAGCCTGGTTTGGGACAATGAAAAATTTAAGCTTGATGCAGGAGCCCGCTATCAGATGATCGAATTCGGGACCTTAGAAATTATTTCGCCTGATTTCAGCCTTTCGGGTGAAATAAAAGAAGCCAGAATCGGAGCCGTAGGGAATTTACAGATCAGGCTTTTCGATAAAGTTCAGGTCAATTCATTCCTGGAGTTTTCAAACGGAAGCCGGTTCGGGACATATCTCAGAACGGCAAACAATTTAAAATTCGAGCCTGTTAAAGATTATTTTGTCAATGCGAAAGTAAATTTCCAGAGTGCCTATCCTTCATTTAATTATCTGGTGAATACTTCAGTCTACAGGAACTTTAATTATTACTTACCCGATGCAAAAAACCAGTCGGTTATGGAAATCGGGGGGAACATCAACCTGAAATGGTTCAAAACAGAACTGTTTGCCAGTTATTTCAGAATTGAAAACTATACCTATTTTGATGCTGCTGCCATGCCGAGGCAAAGTGAGAGCCCGGTAAATATTTCGCAGATCGGGGGTGATGCCACTTTCAGCTACGGGAAGTTCCATTTGAATACAAGGCTGCAGTTCCAGAATGTATTAACCAACAAAGATCTTTTGCCTCTGCCGGGATTTATCGGCCGAGCCAATTTCTTTTTCCAGTCCAAAGCATTTAAAAACGCCGCAGAAATCCAGGCGGGACTTAAAGTATATTATTTTTCAAAATTTGCATCAAGGGAATATTTCCCGGTTCTTAATGAATATATTCTGCCTGATGCCAATTCATTTTCCATTGGCGGACAGCCGATTGCTGATATCTACTTTAATATGAAGGTTAAAAAAATGTTCTTCTTTATTGAAGGCCAGCAGATCAGTACCGTAATTTCACATAACAAAGCGTATGCATTTCCAAGTTATCCGGTCTATGATTTCAGGCTGAATCTAGGGATTGTATGGTATTTGTTCAACTAA
- a CDS encoding GYDIA family GHMP kinase, giving the protein MSGIFSPGKLMLTSEYFAMDGALVLAVPTRLGQEFYFRETDNGESLIFWEAYHQNKLWLRAVINYKNWQVRETNIPSGAEFILKTLQNVQLLSEIKFKNNFTYHLKTNLQFPADFGLGSSSTLMTNLGEWADVDSFHLNKISLGGSGYDIAVAKEKSAVLYQSVPEIKYDKVNFNPPFKNELIFIHLNQKQDSREGISLYKSKNKSKKQVSEFSDLTRKILLCNELENFSELMVIHEQKISDFIEIPAVKSRLFMDCPVFVKSLGAWGGDFVMSSKFDGFKDYFWGKGFNTIFEWSEIINS; this is encoded by the coding sequence ATGAGCGGAATATTTTCACCGGGAAAGCTGATGCTTACTTCAGAATATTTCGCCATGGATGGAGCTCTTGTCCTGGCGGTACCTACCAGGCTCGGACAAGAGTTTTATTTCCGGGAAACAGATAACGGAGAATCCCTGATCTTTTGGGAGGCTTATCATCAAAACAAATTATGGTTGAGGGCTGTCATTAATTATAAAAACTGGCAGGTCAGAGAAACCAATATTCCTTCAGGTGCTGAATTCATTTTAAAAACCTTACAGAATGTTCAGTTACTTTCTGAAATTAAATTCAAAAATAATTTTACCTATCACCTGAAAACAAATCTTCAGTTTCCTGCAGACTTCGGGCTGGGCAGCAGCTCTACGTTAATGACCAACCTAGGGGAATGGGCTGACGTGGATTCTTTTCATTTAAATAAGATAAGTCTGGGCGGAAGTGGTTATGATATAGCAGTAGCCAAAGAGAAATCAGCTGTACTGTACCAGAGTGTACCTGAAATAAAATACGATAAGGTAAATTTTAACCCTCCTTTTAAAAATGAGCTTATTTTTATCCACCTGAACCAGAAGCAGGACAGCCGTGAAGGAATCAGTCTTTATAAGTCTAAAAATAAGTCTAAAAAACAGGTAAGTGAATTTTCGGATCTTACAAGAAAAATTTTACTATGTAACGAATTGGAAAATTTTTCTGAGCTAATGGTTATTCATGAGCAAAAAATATCAGATTTCATTGAAATTCCCGCAGTTAAGAGCCGCCTTTTCATGGATTGCCCGGTTTTTGTGAAAAGTCTGGGGGCATGGGGAGGAGATTTTGTCATGAGCTCAAAATTTGATGGGTTTAAGGACTATTTTTGGGGAAAAGGTTTTAATACAATTTTTGAATGGTCAGAGATAATAAATTCATAG
- the pckA gene encoding phosphoenolpyruvate carboxykinase (ATP), with the protein MKHAKIIRDLEKSGIKGNFEVVYNPSYEELYQAETDPENQGFEKAELTESGAVSVKTGIFTGRSPKDRYIVQDEVTKDTIFWDGKVNLPTTPEIFGSCKELVLKQLAESRKIYVVDTFCGTNTDTRLKVRFIVEVAWQAHFVTNMFIRPSHYELENFGEPDFTVINGSKTTNPNWEAQELNSENFVMFNLTEKLQIIGGTWYGGEMKKGMFAMMNYYLPLKGMASMHCSANVGEEGDVALFFGLSGTGKTTLSADPKRYLIGDDEHGWDNNGVFNYEGGCYAKVIDLSAEKEPDIFRAIKRDALLENVVVNNGIADYTDGSITENTRVSYPIYHINKIVLPSKAGHASKIVYLSADAFGVLPPVSVLDENQAQYHFLCGYTSKLAGTERGITEPEPSFSPAFGEAFLTLHPTMYSKTLIGKMKEHGAKAYLVNTGWNGTGKRISLKDTRAIIDAIIDGSIEDAPKTRIPIMNLEVPTELPNVSEGILDPRDTYNDVSEWEEKAKDLAAKYIRNFEQYCNTDEGKKLIASGPQLQEETIN; encoded by the coding sequence ATGAAACACGCTAAAATCATCCGGGATTTAGAGAAATCAGGGATTAAGGGAAATTTTGAGGTTGTTTATAATCCTTCGTACGAAGAATTATACCAGGCTGAAACGGATCCTGAAAATCAGGGCTTTGAAAAAGCTGAGCTTACGGAATCTGGTGCAGTATCAGTAAAAACAGGAATTTTCACTGGTCGTTCGCCTAAAGACAGATACATTGTTCAGGATGAGGTTACAAAAGACACGATTTTCTGGGACGGTAAAGTGAATTTGCCTACCACTCCGGAGATTTTCGGATCTTGTAAGGAATTAGTGCTGAAGCAGCTTGCCGAATCCAGGAAAATTTATGTGGTAGACACTTTCTGCGGAACCAATACCGATACAAGGTTAAAAGTAAGGTTCATCGTTGAAGTGGCATGGCAGGCGCATTTCGTTACCAATATGTTCATCCGCCCTTCTCATTATGAACTTGAAAACTTCGGAGAGCCGGATTTCACGGTAATCAACGGTTCCAAAACAACCAATCCGAATTGGGAAGCCCAGGAACTGAATTCCGAAAACTTTGTGATGTTCAACCTTACAGAAAAACTGCAGATCATCGGGGGAACCTGGTATGGTGGAGAAATGAAGAAGGGGATGTTTGCCATGATGAATTATTACCTTCCGTTAAAAGGCATGGCTTCCATGCACTGTTCTGCAAACGTAGGCGAGGAAGGGGATGTTGCCCTTTTCTTCGGACTTTCAGGAACCGGGAAAACAACTTTGTCCGCAGATCCGAAAAGATACCTGATCGGTGATGACGAACACGGTTGGGACAACAACGGGGTATTCAACTATGAGGGAGGCTGCTATGCAAAAGTAATCGATCTTTCTGCTGAAAAAGAACCGGATATCTTCAGAGCCATCAAGAGGGACGCCCTTCTGGAAAATGTTGTTGTGAACAATGGGATTGCAGACTATACGGATGGTTCCATTACAGAAAACACAAGAGTTTCTTATCCGATTTACCATATCAATAAAATTGTTCTGCCTTCAAAAGCAGGCCATGCAAGCAAGATTGTTTATCTTTCCGCAGATGCATTCGGGGTATTGCCCCCGGTTTCTGTACTGGACGAAAATCAGGCGCAATATCATTTCCTTTGCGGGTATACTTCAAAGCTGGCAGGAACTGAGAGGGGAATCACAGAACCTGAACCGTCTTTTTCTCCGGCATTCGGTGAAGCGTTCCTTACTTTGCACCCAACCATGTATTCTAAAACATTGATCGGAAAAATGAAAGAGCACGGCGCAAAAGCATACTTGGTCAACACTGGCTGGAACGGTACCGGAAAAAGGATTTCTCTGAAAGATACAAGAGCCATTATTGATGCCATTATCGACGGATCCATTGAAGATGCTCCGAAAACAAGGATCCCGATCATGAATCTGGAAGTTCCTACAGAACTGCCTAACGTTTCAGAAGGGATTTTAGATCCAAGGGATACCTATAATGATGTTTCCGAGTGGGAAGAAAAAGCAAAAGATCTTGCGGCAAAATATATCAGGAACTTTGAGCAGTACTGCAATACCGACGAAGGTAAAAAGCTGATTGCTTCAGGTCCGCAATTGCAGGAAGAAACCATCAACTGA
- the bshC gene encoding bacillithiol biosynthesis cysteine-adding enzyme BshC: MKTIHKISFQEIESIPQLVKDFLNHKIEGFEEYTFSLDHFKNQIHLKQGSFTPVQRKVLAETLENQMSGLELSAKQSENLENLKQINTFTITTGHQLNLFSGPAFFVYKILQTIKTCSYLKENFPDFNFVPVYWMASEDHDFAEINHFKTENGYYEINERPGGAVGRIKINDTFFISEFEKEFKDCVFGTELILMLKEAYRSGNTLTKAIKTLVNRLFSEFGLLMIDGDSKELKNQVKETFRDELLNFSLYKTSKEKVNFLTEKYGKVQVNPREINLFYLSETRDRIEFDGQKYVVIDTDIQFTKAEIMAELDSHPEKFSPNALMRPVYQETMLPNLAYIGGNAEIMYWLELKDYFTQINIPFPVLIPRNSMLFIKEKTRGKIEKLGLRTEDFFQNFTAITNNKILDNNAVLSLLEQKENMLISQFSELKDAAETTEQSFGNMVKAEEVRQLKSFRRMKKRLLHAEKIKKSELLERLEKLFLEVHPSKNWQERIYNFSVFFADHGYSWIETCLEEMQIDESKLIIVAI, translated from the coding sequence TTGAAAACTATTCACAAAATATCATTCCAAGAGATAGAAAGCATTCCCCAGTTGGTAAAAGACTTTCTGAATCATAAAATTGAGGGATTTGAAGAATATACATTCTCTTTAGACCATTTTAAAAATCAGATTCATTTAAAGCAGGGCTCTTTTACTCCGGTTCAGAGAAAAGTACTTGCGGAAACGCTGGAAAACCAGATGTCAGGCCTTGAGCTTTCTGCAAAACAGAGCGAAAACCTTGAAAACCTGAAACAGATCAATACGTTCACAATTACCACCGGTCATCAGCTGAATCTTTTTTCGGGACCTGCTTTTTTTGTGTACAAAATCCTGCAGACCATTAAAACCTGCTCTTATTTAAAAGAAAACTTTCCGGATTTTAATTTTGTTCCCGTATACTGGATGGCTTCCGAAGACCACGATTTTGCAGAAATCAACCATTTTAAAACGGAAAACGGTTATTATGAGATTAATGAAAGACCGGGCGGTGCAGTCGGAAGAATAAAAATCAATGACACCTTCTTTATTTCAGAATTTGAAAAGGAATTTAAAGACTGTGTATTCGGGACTGAGCTGATCCTGATGCTGAAAGAAGCATACAGATCCGGGAATACATTAACAAAAGCTATTAAAACGTTGGTTAACCGTCTGTTTTCGGAATTTGGATTGCTGATGATTGACGGGGATTCAAAGGAATTGAAAAATCAGGTTAAGGAAACATTCAGGGATGAACTTCTTAACTTCAGCTTATACAAAACATCAAAAGAAAAAGTAAATTTCTTAACGGAAAAATACGGAAAAGTTCAGGTAAACCCCCGTGAAATTAATTTATTCTACCTTTCCGAAACCCGGGACCGAATTGAATTTGACGGTCAGAAGTACGTGGTTATAGATACCGATATTCAGTTTACCAAAGCAGAAATCATGGCTGAGCTGGACAGCCATCCTGAAAAATTCAGTCCGAACGCCCTGATGCGTCCGGTATACCAAGAAACCATGCTGCCGAATCTGGCCTATATCGGAGGCAATGCTGAAATCATGTACTGGCTGGAACTCAAAGATTATTTTACACAAATAAATATCCCTTTTCCTGTGTTGATCCCGAGGAACTCCATGCTCTTTATAAAGGAAAAAACGCGGGGTAAAATTGAAAAACTGGGTCTCAGGACTGAAGATTTTTTTCAGAACTTTACAGCGATTACCAATAATAAAATACTGGATAATAATGCTGTCCTTTCCCTGTTGGAGCAAAAAGAAAATATGCTGATCAGCCAGTTTTCAGAATTAAAAGACGCAGCCGAAACTACTGAACAATCTTTCGGGAATATGGTGAAAGCGGAAGAAGTAAGACAGCTGAAATCATTCCGGAGAATGAAAAAACGCCTTCTCCATGCAGAAAAAATTAAGAAAAGTGAACTGCTGGAAAGACTGGAAAAACTCTTTTTAGAAGTACATCCTTCTAAAAACTGGCAGGAAAGGATATATAATTTCAGTGTCTTCTTTGCAGACCACGGCTATTCCTGGATAGAGACTTGTTTAGAAGAAATGCAAATAGATGAGTCAAAACTAATAATTGTTGCCATTTAA
- a CDS encoding type II 3-dehydroquinate dehydratase, with translation MKVLIVNGPNLNLLGTREPEIYGTVSMEDYLEKLKSEFMPHELHYYQSNIEGELINRLQEDDFDALVINPGAFTHYSYAIADCLKNIRKPAVEVHISNIYKREEFRQKSVTAANTDAVLSGFGMDGYRLAILSFTS, from the coding sequence ATGAAAGTTTTAATTGTAAACGGCCCGAACCTGAACCTTTTAGGCACAAGAGAGCCTGAAATCTATGGAACTGTTTCTATGGAGGATTATTTGGAAAAATTAAAATCTGAATTCATGCCTCATGAACTGCATTATTACCAGTCCAATATTGAAGGCGAACTGATCAACAGGCTTCAGGAAGATGATTTTGATGCGCTAGTCATCAATCCCGGAGCTTTTACCCACTATTCTTATGCCATTGCAGATTGCTTAAAAAATATCCGAAAGCCTGCGGTTGAAGTTCATATCAGTAATATTTACAAAAGAGAAGAATTCCGGCAGAAATCTGTGACGGCTGCCAATACCGATGCGGTTTTGTCCGGTTTTGGAATGGACGGTTATCGACTGGCTATCCTGAGTTTTACATCTTAA
- a CDS encoding Fur family transcriptional regulator has translation MKKDIENKLTDKNTRPTGMRILVYDFLSSQQAALSLSEIEDHFENADRTTIYRTLKTFEEKGIVHSIQENTTTKYKLCHDGCNEITHQDRHLHFYCKICKQTTCKEEISFPENVQGNFRIDEIRLFAKGICENCLESLQ, from the coding sequence ATGAAAAAAGACATCGAAAATAAATTAACAGATAAAAATACCAGACCTACCGGCATGAGGATTTTGGTATATGATTTTCTGAGTTCCCAGCAGGCGGCTTTGTCCTTGTCTGAAATTGAAGATCATTTTGAAAATGCAGACCGGACCACCATTTACAGAACCTTGAAAACTTTTGAAGAAAAAGGTATTGTTCACAGCATCCAGGAAAACACAACAACCAAATATAAGCTTTGCCACGATGGCTGCAATGAAATAACCCATCAGGACAGGCATCTTCATTTTTATTGTAAAATATGTAAACAGACGACCTGCAAAGAGGAAATTTCCTTTCCGGAAAATGTTCAGGGCAATTTCAGGATTGATGAAATACGTCTTTTCGCTAAAGGGATATGTGAAAACTGTCTGGAAAGTTTGCAATAG
- a CDS encoding LysM peptidoglycan-binding domain-containing protein produces MIKRFFILSSLCMVLGVSAQKSHTVIKGDTPYNIAKKYGLTVDELLKLNPSVKDGKLAIGEVLKLNNDKMAAPAPKTVSAPKSVNNAKTGKIVLQPKQTIYGITKQYRISETDLRKLNPELDSHMKIGDEISLPFESIKKYGGNQQQTVAVTATAVVKPVESATETPVTKVSEGEYIVQQKDNYYRISRQFNITREELFALNPGLEEKGLKPGETIKVAKSGVKTNTGADVFEETANPKTKVDSGNERSSSTITTGTADDYVTYTVLQGDTVFSIVNKFGITIDELIALNPELSNGLKSGMVLKIKKLDPAYVKKNGDALSVVLMLPFGYSTNETQYRTMAMDFLTGAKLAIERNARNGQKLDIKIVDSGNEGSFRNSLTQINPDNTDLIIGPFFKSNVVDVLDFTKNQKIPIVAPFANSPELYNYNSLIIIETNDQTYADKIVDEVKSAFSDQKIYIVSGAKKENANYIKSGLEKNLKNANITVVSSPADIQLDQNMMTGQSAPVIAILASDSDATGEAFANRVIALSKEVQGVKAFSMNYFPVFEKKVDDLSQANLVYLMDRKINTEGSFEREILAAYKSKYCKTPPKYAIIGFDVVNDMLTRENRKGEIFRQINKVQTQLATKFEFVKSKANGAYINTGYRVIRLVP; encoded by the coding sequence ATGATAAAGAGGTTTTTTATTCTGTCCAGTTTATGTATGGTTTTGGGAGTGTCTGCTCAGAAATCGCACACCGTTATAAAAGGCGATACCCCTTATAATATTGCAAAAAAATACGGGCTGACTGTAGATGAGCTCCTAAAGCTTAACCCGTCTGTGAAAGATGGCAAACTGGCCATCGGGGAAGTTTTAAAGCTTAATAATGATAAAATGGCTGCGCCGGCACCGAAAACGGTATCCGCACCCAAATCGGTGAACAATGCCAAGACAGGAAAAATTGTCCTTCAGCCGAAACAGACCATTTACGGAATCACAAAACAGTACCGGATTTCGGAAACCGACCTCAGGAAACTTAATCCCGAGCTGGATTCCCACATGAAAATCGGTGATGAAATTTCCCTGCCTTTTGAAAGCATTAAAAAATATGGCGGGAACCAGCAGCAGACAGTTGCGGTAACAGCTACGGCGGTTGTAAAGCCGGTAGAGTCTGCCACTGAGACCCCTGTTACAAAAGTTTCAGAAGGAGAATATATTGTTCAGCAAAAAGATAACTATTACAGGATTTCAAGGCAGTTCAATATCACCAGAGAAGAACTTTTCGCCTTAAACCCAGGCCTGGAAGAAAAAGGGCTGAAACCCGGCGAAACAATTAAAGTTGCAAAATCCGGTGTAAAAACAAATACAGGAGCGGATGTTTTTGAAGAAACAGCCAACCCAAAAACGAAGGTAGACTCCGGAAACGAAAGATCTTCCTCTACTATTACCACGGGAACAGCTGATGATTATGTCACCTATACCGTTCTGCAGGGTGATACCGTTTTCTCTATCGTAAATAAATTTGGAATTACCATTGATGAGCTGATCGCTCTGAATCCTGAGCTTTCCAACGGTTTAAAAAGCGGAATGGTCTTGAAGATCAAAAAGCTTGATCCTGCTTATGTAAAGAAAAACGGTGATGCGCTGAGCGTAGTTTTAATGCTGCCTTTCGGGTACAGCACCAATGAAACCCAGTACAGAACCATGGCCATGGATTTCCTGACGGGCGCAAAGCTTGCTATTGAAAGAAACGCCAGAAACGGGCAGAAATTGGATATCAAAATAGTGGATTCAGGAAATGAAGGATCTTTCCGCAATTCACTGACACAGATCAACCCTGATAATACAGATTTGATTATCGGGCCGTTTTTTAAGTCGAATGTCGTTGATGTTTTAGACTTTACAAAAAACCAGAAGATCCCTATTGTTGCGCCTTTTGCAAATTCCCCGGAATTGTATAATTACAACAGCCTGATTATTATTGAAACCAATGACCAGACGTATGCGGATAAAATTGTGGATGAAGTGAAATCTGCATTTTCAGACCAGAAGATCTATATCGTATCCGGTGCTAAAAAGGAAAATGCGAACTATATCAAGTCAGGTCTTGAAAAAAATCTGAAAAATGCCAATATTACAGTGGTATCTTCTCCTGCGGATATTCAGCTGGACCAGAATATGATGACCGGCCAGTCGGCTCCCGTAATTGCTATTCTTGCAAGTGATAGCGATGCAACAGGAGAGGCTTTTGCCAACAGAGTGATTGCCTTATCCAAAGAAGTGCAGGGTGTAAAAGCATTCAGCATGAATTATTTTCCTGTCTTTGAAAAGAAAGTGGATGATCTGAGCCAGGCCAATCTGGTATACCTTATGGACCGCAAAATCAATACAGAAGGAAGCTTTGAAAGAGAGATTCTTGCTGCCTATAAAAGCAAATACTGTAAAACGCCTCCTAAATATGCCATTATCGGTTTTGATGTGGTTAATGACATGCTGACCAGAGAGAACCGTAAAGGGGAAATCTTCAGGCAGATCAACAAAGTCCAGACCCAGTTGGCTACAAAATTTGAGTTTGTAAAATCAAAAGCAAACGGTGCTTATATCAATACAGGCTATCGTGTGATCCGGTTAGTTCCATAA